CCCTCGACGACAAGCAGTACGTCCCCGGCCTCGTCCGCGCGGTCGAGTGCCTGCCGGTCGGCTCGCGCGTGGTGCTGACGGCGCCCGCCAAGGACGCCTTCGGCAGCGCCGACATCTCCCAGCTGAGCCTCACCGACAAGGACTCGGTCGTCTTCGTCGCCGACCTGGTCGACGTGCTCCCCACGAAGGCGAACGGCACGACGGTCGAGCCGCCCGCGGGCCTGCCGAAGGTGACGCTGGCGAAGTCCGGCGAGCCGACCATCGCCATCCCGAAGACCGACCCGCCCACCGAGACGAAGATCGCGGTGCTGAAGCAGGGCGACGGGGACACGGTCCAGGCGAACGACACGGTGACCATCCAGTACAAGGGTGCCCTGTGGCGCAACGGGAAGGTCTTCGACGCCACCTGGACGCGGGGCCAGCCGTACACGAACAACGCCTCGCAGTTCGTCCCCGGCTTCACCAAGGCGCTGATCGGCCAGAAGGTCGGCTCGCAGGTCATCGCGGTCATCCCGCCGGCCGACGGCTACGGCTCGAAGGGCAACGGCGACATCAAGGGCACCGACACGATGGTGTTCGTGGTCGACGTCCTCAAAACAGTGCGTTGATGCCCTGGTATCTGAGATCGCGGTAGGCACGCCCGCTGCGGCGAACGCGGCGGTGTACTGGACGAGTCCAGGGTGCTCGTCCACCGGGGTGTGCATGTACCGCGGCGACGGGACGCCGATCGGCTACGACGGCACCGGGTCGCTGACCATCAAGCAGGGCAGCATCCGTTCGGTCGCCGCGGGCGAGGACGACGACCGTGAAGCTCGCT
The sequence above is a segment of the Leifsonia williamsii genome. Coding sequences within it:
- a CDS encoding FKBP-type peptidyl-prolyl cis-trans isomerase, coding for MRKTLSLLTAALVVTGLAACSSSSGEPSASSTPTAAAAACENVKAGDASKSVKVEGAFRKAPTVSIPSPLNTSDIERSVVITGTGQKAQAGASVDVALAAYNGTTGKELTPAAGFDDQAAQTVTLDDKQYVPGLVRAVECLPVGSRVVLTAPAKDAFGSADISQLSLTDKDSVVFVADLVDVLPTKANGTTVEPPAGLPKVTLAKSGEPTIAIPKTDPPTETKIAVLKQGDGDTVQANDTVTIQYKGALWRNGKVFDATWTRGQPYTNNASQFVPGFTKALIGQKVGSQVIAVIPPADGYGSKGNGDIKGTDTMVFVVDVLKTVR